The following proteins are encoded in a genomic region of Selenomonadales bacterium:
- a CDS encoding addiction module protein, translating to MATIPQALFEKIRSLTDIEKIKLVDFILMQLDRPDPEIDRIWVDEARKRWLAYKTGEAETVPYEIVMEKYRAR from the coding sequence ATGGCAACTATACCTCAAGCGCTGTTTGAAAAGATTAGGTCTCTGACCGACATAGAAAAGATTAAACTGGTGGATTTCATCCTGATGCAGCTCGATAGACCTGATCCCGAAATCGACCGCATTTGGGTAGATGAAGCTCGTAAACGCTGGTTGGCGTATAAGACGGGTGAGGCAGAGACGGTTCCCTATGAGATAGTCATGGAAAAGTATCGGGCCAGATGA
- a CDS encoding type II toxin-antitoxin system RelE/ParE family toxin, with protein sequence MRIHFLKLAQSEVDDAFSWYDSQAHGLGTQFLDDLDRAVRRIAAFPFANAEIEDGLRRCLLSKFPYGVIYVLESEAIIIVAVAHLHREPRYWIDRL encoded by the coding sequence ATGAGAATTCACTTCTTAAAGCTCGCACAGTCAGAGGTCGACGATGCATTTTCGTGGTATGATTCTCAAGCGCATGGCCTAGGAACACAATTTCTGGATGATCTTGACCGAGCAGTAAGAAGGATTGCGGCCTTTCCATTCGCGAACGCAGAAATAGAAGATGGGCTTAGGCGCTGTCTTTTGTCAAAGTTTCCATATGGGGTGATCTATGTGCTTGAGTCTGAAGCGATCATTATTGTTGCTGTGGCCCATCTACATAGAGAACCTCGCTACTGGATTGACAGATTGTAG